GACGTGCATCTGCAGgtatttattttgtgattgGCAGGTGATTATCAACAGTAAGGGGCTGGTGTATTCAGTCGTTCTGCTGTTGGGCTCAGTGTTTCTTACTGTGAGTACCATCCCTGTAGTATCTGTCAAAGTCACATTCATACAAGTCGTACATTTAGTCTATAGCACTGTTCCAGTTCTCCATCCTCTTCTCCGTCAATCTCACTCTGCAGGTCTTGAGTGTCCATCTGAACTGCTGGCGGTTGGACCGCAGGTTGGGTCTGTGTCTCCTGATGCTGTATGCCATGTTTCTACTGTGCTCCGTTGGCTTCCAGGGACTGTAGGCCGGAGTCCACACATCAGTGAGATTACGATTGCTATTTGTTGTAATTTTTCACTTGTTGCCATTATTGATCAGTATAGTATCATGTGTACGGGTGTTCAGTTAGGGTTCATTTgcattgtgttattgtttatttatattgttatttCGATTAGAAACCTAAAATGTGGTCTTTGATCAATGTTAACAAGTTTTATACAGCGCACATaaacatttgtgatatgaccagtTGAGAACATGCacttcacaaaatgtatttatgtacattttatctGCTGTGTTTACAGTTTGGTTGATAATGAAGATTTATGTTCTTTTGAAACAGTGAAAGAAAAGGTGGTGAGATCTAGTGCTGCATTGCCCTGTGGTAACCAGATAGTTATACATCATGTTATGCTGGTATAATCCCTCTCCATGTAGAGTTGTATACGTTTAGCATTTTTTATTCACTCACTGCAGAGAACGTCACCATGGCACGGTTTTCATTGCTGGAAATACATTTAAGCGTACCGTTTTCTGTTTGGAGAATGAGTtgttaaaatgcaataaaaaaaaacagtctgtACAATAGTCCATGTTATAGTCTCCCTCCATAACTTACATAAATTAGCCAAAATGTACCCATCCCTGAGTTTCATGTAAGTTATGGAGGTGCCTATTGCTGACTTTGAACAGAAGCTTGGGGATTGCCTATAAATGTCCATGTCACCTCCCTAAGACATTTTCCAAGACACATTGTTGCTAGCagatacatgtacattttaataGGGCAAAAGCAGTTTCAAtaccaaaaagaaaaatacatttttaccaaAACAAATACGTGTTATTGAGATTATTAATAtatcacagaaaataaatcacaagaaaataacaatatatcactgtcaaaacaaatagaaaaaggTAATACAGTACTGTTAGTTTAGCTAtactttgttttcatttgactTCATTAGCTAGTATATACTTTACAAAATTTTACTAGAAAACCCCCCAACCTCATGGAATATCAAGTGATATATCaagtgtaaaaataataatacatagtAAAAAGaactgtgagtgtctgtgtgcataCGTACTCAAGTACAGGTGCAAGTTTGCATGCAGTGCGCCACGGTCACTGTTGGCACATGTATGGTACAGCTACATAAACCATGAAGATAGCTGAGAAATGTTGGATGTGAGTTTTAAAATCAAACCAGCAGTAAGATATGATTCAGTCATAATAAAATGACTATGTCtgtatcccaaatgacaccctattggGTCCTGGTCAGAACAAGTGCACTAGGGAACAGGaagccatttgggacaaaacCCTTGGCACCAGAGGTTCCTGACAGTTGTTTTTGCTGCAGGAAAAACATTGAGAGAAAATGTTCTTCAAACATCTAAAAGAAGTACACAGACAAACTTCACTACAAAACTCCACTATTAATATCCCTCAACAATGCGGTCATATTTTACATTGGATAAATCCATACGGTTCTTACAAGCAAATATGATAGTTTGGCAACAAATTAAACACACTGCCTCTTAGCAGCCCAGACCATGAAAGTGGAGGGGATGTTGACTTGGAATAATTGGCGTGAGATATTATTCCTGTATTTGCTTGCACAAGCTCCGTTGAGACTGTGGTTAATAGTAAAGGTCTCTGCAGAGTGTGTAACAGTCAAGTTGCGCTAACTGTGATATGGTTAGACGGAATTGAGGCAAGAAGAGGCTGAGCTTGCTGTCAGGGGGGTGGTGTCTTCACCCCAGAACCAAGGGCCTGGTCATTGAGGGGGTCTGGACCAGGGTCTGAAGGGCTAATTGTCATTGTGTAGGGTGGTACTTGGGATCCCCTGGCCAAGGGCAGGGTGGGTTACTCTGGGTGGTACCAAAGATACTAATAGCAAACTCCTATTCATCTTCTGCAGTGGCGCTCTGCTGCTGGTATATGGACGCCTTGTCCTTCAGCAGAAGCAAGCAAAGGTGACAACTCCAACTCcctataaacacacacgcacacacagtggGTTTAACACACGGCAACTCACCAGTTACAAAGACAGAGTTGTGGTAGGACGGTGTCATACCTTCCGGGGGCTCGGTCATAGGGGGGTTGAGGCAGTACATGTGGTATCCTCGATCACAGTCGTCACAGAACAGCAGCTGGTCCTAAGAGAGGGAAAGACGAGCAGAGACCGTCAGGAGACATATCAAGAGGGGAGAGCGATGACACTGTGCGGACAGGGAGGACACTACTCACGTCATTCTCCGAGGTACCGCAGACGTTGCAGCACTTGCACTCGATGCACTGCCAGCGGTACGTCTTCACTGCGGCCATCATCACCTCGGTGAACTGCAGGCAGGATGGGTGACCTGGCGGGAGGAAGGCAGCGCGTGAACAGGACTCTCAGGGCAGAGCCGGGCTGGGCAACACTACGGAGTTAATGGTACTTAGTGGACATGTAGAACACGGGTGAGATGTTCTTACCTGACCGTCCGCAGTCTGAGCAAGACACCAGCTCCTCCGACTGGCCGGTCTTCTGGTTGTGGGCCGAGTCTCCCAGACAGAAGTCGCAGTAGTCGTTGGGCATGGCCAAACCGTTTGGGCCTTTCTTAGGAGCTGGGACAGAAGAGGAGACTATTTTTTCAGAAAATGCTGACAATATAAATAATAGTTCCGTTGAGTTTAGAGTATACACTTTTGGGACTATTCCAATTGGTGCCATTGTAGTAAATGATTACTACATGATTACAGTAACTATTGATTCCAAACAGTGACTCACTCTTGTGTTCCTCAACTCGGTGAGGCGTTGGAGGGGCCTCgatctcctccctgtcctccccctcttcctcagcCAGATGGGAGTGTGTGTAGTGGTAGCTCAGGCCCGGACGGTTCTTATAGCGCTTCCCACAGACTGCAAAACAAACATGGAGTaagtttcacacacacacacacacacacacacacacacacacacacacacacacacacacacacacacacacacacacacgtaataAATCTACTCACTGTCACAGGCGTAGGGTTTGTCCCGTTCTTCCAAAGCAGCCGCAGCGGCCTCCATTTTCTTCTTTCCATTTCCTACTGAACGGCCCTTGGACTTGCCCTTCCCTCGTCTCTTGGGGGTCTCGTCCTCAAAGTCTTCATCATCCAGGTCATCCAGGTAGTCGTCATGGTCCAGCACCCTCTAAAACATGAGGGCAACATGAGACCGTTGCACTGGCAAAGCGTGAGGGGCAATTCAAAGCTCTCTTGTGTAAAGTGCACCGGGACATTAAAACGTGTGTGTGGTTCACTGGGTTGGAGGTCATCTTTTGTAACCTTGCGGATGCGTCCGGAGGAGGTGTGACTGGAGGCCGTGGCCGCAACAGGTTCAggcgtggctgggttttcctcAGGGCCCCGGGGTTCAGGCTGACCCCTCCTCTCCAGAGGCTCCCCCTTCAAAAGGGCTTCCAGGCTGCTGCCATCCACTGCTCCAAGAGCATCACGCTTCAGACCCAGCTCCACTACACACACAGGTAGACAGAGACTTACTGAATACTGACAGGGCAAAGGACTGATGGTCCACGCTATGCCCTCCAACATAAAGACAATAATAAAGGTGTAGGATGAGGAACGGTACCTGATTTAAGAGGGGGGAAGGCCAAGCGAGGGTCCTCAGGTGGGTGGGACCGTCGTTTCTTCCTCCAGCGACGAGCGGGGTAGGTATAGAGCTGCCCAGGAGCCATGCctaattaaatatacattttaataacataAGTGTTGATCATGAACGCGTGTGTTCTTTTTAAAGCGCTTTGATACTGACCTGCACGCCTGTGTCTTTTCTCCATCCAGATGTAGCAATTGCTCTGAGCAACACCCGTTTGAGAGTCAAGGAAAGGCATAAGGATGCTCCTCTCCGCACAGAGACGAGCGTTATAGGTGTGGCACTGCTCCATAGCATCCTTATAGTACTGCTCCCCGAGCCTTCAATAAATCACACAAACGGTAAAGCCAGGATAACAATAATAACCGGTTACCTTTCAAATTGTGAAACAAACAATATTACTTTGAGCCTATCCCCCAGGCGCCCGACAGACAACGTTTGAAAAGTGAACTTGAGAGCAAGTGTACGAAAGCACTTTTTGATATTGCGAACAATACCTAACCTGCCATGAGACAGTGGGTAGACTGCAATATCCGCAGAACTCGCTAGTTGACTACGCTTGTTAGCTCCGTTTCAGAAAAAGATGGGCCTATAGCTATTGCTACGTATATTAGCAAAAAGGCAGGTGCAATATAAATTCTCACCATACGCTATACCGCGACCGTTTATAAACGTGACTCTTTCACTCGAACCGTTCATAATAATTTCATTAATCATAAGTTTTAATTGAGAAATCCGTGGCTAACATCAGCTAGCTAAACTTGCTAGTAGCGAAGATGAGAAACAATAgccatagctagctagctggctacgTGTAGAACCCAATTTAGTAAAGTTACTCTAAATTAAGGGTACATATTGTTCGTTTCTACAtagtttactgtacattatttaataataGATCTTGACATACGAGTCTGAAGGTGTCAACAGAAACGAATAGtttaaaaatttaaataaaacttaCACTTTCACAACACTATCCACGGCCGCCGCCATGTTTGCTCAGCGCAGTTGTCAAAATGTCTACTGCGCCTGCTCGTGCAGCTGCGTTCAAGAACCGTTTCCTTTTCAAACTAAAAGATCGCTGATGAACATGCCTGTGTAAATTCGACAATTGAAGAAATGTATGGTTGACCATTGacaactgaaaacaaatacCACTCAAGAAGtaaatgtacaaatcatttattgACATTCCATATCTGGAATACTCCCAATTGACATTAAATCATTTCAATTACCAAGTGCATACAGGACAGAAAACGTAATGACATTTGAAACAGCTAGCTAGATTCATATCAAAGGACTGAAGGTCCTGGTCACTAATATGAAGAGGGCATGACATAAGATATTTAGTGAGAGAGAACAATCTTCAGTCTGTCTTCAATCAGGTTAGATCTTGACCACTTGGCCGGCCACACAGGGGCTCAGTCTCTTTCCATCTATTGATGTAGAGCATTTCTGAATGAGCAGCCTGCCGTAGGTCCCTCCCACCTGGCCCTTGGTCAGTCTTCCaggatttacacacacacagccaagcaCATCCTGTGACAGGGGGGGATTATGTTTTTGGGGGTTTCGAGTGTGGGAAGGATTTAATGATTGAGTACCAGGGTGTGTGTCAGATTGACAGAAGATAGAAACAGAAATCTCCTTTACCTTGATAAAGTAACGTAGCTCAGAGGGGACAATGAGCACATCCGGACAGACGGGCATCTGGCCATAGCTCTGGAATTTCTCATAGTCCATGTTCACGTCCTCCACAGGGGGGTACAGAGGGTAGTAGCTACACACATACAGCCAGCGGTCAAAGGTGGGAAATAGTGTTAATGGGTTTATTCTGTTCAGGGGTCTTGTCTGGTTACCTCAGCTTAGACATCTAAACCTTGAGCTCACTCACCTTCTTTGGATCAGCATGTGTTTCAAGATGCGAGAGAATCTGTCTGAACCAGCAGCACTAAAACAAAGAAACCTCAGTGTCACCATAATATACCAGCTAAagaaacccattgaaaacaatATATGAATACAAAAACTGCATAAAAGGCAAAAATATAACTTGCCCGGACATCACACTCACCAGCTAATCTCCTCTGCTCCCATATGGAAAAGGATGTCTGTAGAGGTTATGCCAAAGGTCACACCCTCGATGAGTAGGGTGCAGGGGTCAGGCACCAGGGTCACACGCTGTAATGTAGATAATGATAATACAGGAGCCAAAAaggtgagaacatcgcaacactAAAGGACAGAACAACACCAAATACATAATTTGAGTATTACCTCTGCGTCATCCTTGATGAGGTCATGCAGAGTGAAAGGGGGTTGTGGGTAAATAAAGTGATGGTGTACATCTCTCTGCGAAGGAACCAACACCAACCGACATCCAACTCTGGAGAAACCGGACAACAAGGTTTACAACAATAGGGGCCAAGTATGAGCTAGTGATGCTGCCAGGTAGTTGTGAATGAGTTTAGCATGTCTACTTGTCTGTATAGGAGGAAAATGGAAGTAAATGCACCCTTTGGTGCCTTCAATGATGCTCCCCACACATCTGTTGAAAATCGCTTCAAACGTCTCAGTCAGCTGGGATTTCTgtaacaaataatttaaaataatcaccTTCTGACAGAAGATGTCAACAAGCAAACATGGAAAAACTACTGTTGGTATAAAACacatatggaaaaaaaaatacctCTATCTGTTCATGCTTGGAGTCCACAAAGGGTCCcagctgtgtttggagaggggagaaagagcaGAATAAACATATCATACCCATACGAAAAATCAAAGCCAATCATTTACGAGTGTTATATTCAACAGACCAGTATGCAAACATCAGGGCGGTCCCTGACGATTACATTGATGATGTCAATGAGGGGGTCAAAAGTTAAGCCATCAGAAGGTGTGTAGGGTCCACAGGCCACCATCACCATCAGCTGCCCTGGTTCTAACAGAGAGCAGGAacattagagtgtgtgtgtgcgcgcacacttGCATGTGTAAGAGAATCCTTTTAGCTTTACTCCTTACTCTCTATATCCATGTCGATTTCCTGTTTGATGGGACTTGAGTAGAATGGTAGAGGGACACCCTGAAACACAAAGGAtcaaacaatataaataaaggtaaac
The window above is part of the Esox lucius isolate fEsoLuc1 chromosome 4, fEsoLuc1.pri, whole genome shotgun sequence genome. Proteins encoded here:
- the LOC105024423 gene encoding zinc finger protein ubi-d4, whose translation is MAAAVDSVVKVLGEQYYKDAMEQCHTYNARLCAERSILMPFLDSQTGVAQSNCYIWMEKRHRRAGMAPGQLYTYPARRWRKKRRSHPPEDPRLAFPPLKSVELGLKRDALGAVDGSSLEALLKGEPLERRGQPEPRGPEENPATPEPVAATASSHTSSGRIRKRVLDHDDYLDDLDDEDFEDETPKRRGKGKSKGRSVGNGKKKMEAAAAALEERDKPYACDICGKRYKNRPGLSYHYTHSHLAEEEGEDREEIEAPPTPHRVEEHKTPKKGPNGLAMPNDYCDFCLGDSAHNQKTGQSEELVSCSDCGRSGHPSCLQFTEVMMAAVKTYRWQCIECKCCNVCGTSENDDQLLFCDDCDRGYHMYCLNPPMTEPPEGSWSCHLCLLLLKDKASIYQQQSATAEDE